From one Rhodovulum sp. ES.010 genomic stretch:
- the truA gene encoding tRNA pseudouridine(38-40) synthase TruA produces MSRYALKIEYDGTPFSGWQRQADRPSVQGAVEAALARLERDIPSIAAAGRTDAGVHALGQVAHCDMARDWDPFRLSEALNHHLKPAPVAVVACARVADDFHARFSATDRRYLFRLVSRRAPMTLERGRVWRVPHPLELAPMQAAARHLLGRHDFTTFRASICQADSPVRTLDALEIEETGFPGGREFRFHVRARSFLHNQVRSFVGTLERVGAGAWAPDDVKSALEARDRAACGPVCPPGGLYLAGAGYDPDPFAGP; encoded by the coding sequence ATGTCCCGTTACGCGCTGAAGATCGAGTATGACGGCACGCCGTTTTCCGGCTGGCAACGCCAGGCCGACCGCCCCTCGGTGCAGGGGGCGGTCGAGGCGGCGCTGGCCCGGCTGGAGCGCGACATCCCCTCGATCGCGGCCGCCGGCCGGACGGATGCGGGCGTGCATGCGCTGGGCCAGGTCGCCCATTGCGACATGGCCCGCGACTGGGACCCGTTCCGCCTGTCGGAGGCGCTGAACCACCACCTGAAGCCCGCCCCGGTGGCGGTGGTGGCCTGCGCGCGGGTCGCGGACGACTTCCACGCTCGGTTCTCGGCCACCGACCGGCGCTACCTGTTCCGCCTCGTCAGCCGCCGCGCGCCGATGACGCTGGAGCGGGGCCGCGTCTGGCGCGTGCCCCACCCGCTGGAGCTGGCCCCGATGCAGGCGGCGGCGCGGCACCTCCTGGGCCGGCACGACTTCACCACCTTCCGGGCGTCGATCTGCCAGGCCGACTCGCCGGTCAGGACGCTGGACGCGCTGGAGATCGAGGAGACGGGCTTCCCCGGCGGGCGCGAATTCCGCTTCCACGTCCGCGCCCGCAGCTTCCTGCACAACCAGGTGCGCAGCTTCGTGGGCACGCTGGAACGGGTCGGCGCGGGCGCCTGGGCGCCCGACGACGTGAAATCCGCGCTGGAGGCCCGCGACCGCGCCGCCTGCGGGCCGGTCTGCCCGCCCGGGGGGCTCTACCTCGCGGGAGCGGGATACGACCCCGACCCGTTCGCCGGGCCCTGA
- a CDS encoding YcjX family protein, with protein sequence MVRIGDIADGMTRGVEGFAASVSETFMEPVVRLGVTGLSRAGKTVFITSLVANLMERGRMPQLRAAASGAIQSAYLRPQPDNTVPRFDYESHLAAMVGSSPHWPDSTRAVSELRLSMRVRPGGFGGLLGAVTGPRTVHLDIVDYPGEWLLDLALLEKSYTAWSRETLARMEERPGSAAFRAALEGVDPAVPLDEPQAQRLAAAFTAYLRTAREAGFSDCTPGRFLLPGDLAGSPALTFAPLPDPSGSTPRGSLWREMDRRYEAYKAEVVKPFFREHFARIDRQVVLVDALGAIHAGPRAVEDLRRAMTEILGAFRPGRNAWLTSLLLGRRVEKILFAATKADHVHHTQHPRLTAIMQALMKDARRRADFAGAETSAMAIAALRATVEETRSQGGESYDCVRGTLLGTGREAALYPGDLPEDPALLLEPARDGAEAWLDAEYEVMRFAPARLTLKPGEGPPHIRLDKAAEFLIGDRLT encoded by the coding sequence ATGGTGCGCATTGGCGACATTGCCGACGGGATGACGCGCGGGGTCGAGGGCTTCGCCGCCTCGGTCTCGGAGACCTTCATGGAGCCGGTGGTCCGGCTCGGCGTGACCGGCCTGTCGCGGGCCGGCAAGACGGTCTTCATCACCTCTCTGGTGGCCAACCTGATGGAGCGGGGGCGGATGCCGCAACTGCGCGCCGCGGCCTCGGGCGCGATCCAGTCGGCCTATCTCAGGCCCCAGCCCGACAACACCGTGCCGCGATTCGACTACGAATCGCATCTCGCGGCGATGGTCGGCAGCAGCCCGCACTGGCCCGACTCGACCCGCGCGGTGTCGGAACTGCGGCTGTCGATGCGGGTGCGGCCGGGCGGTTTCGGGGGCCTGCTCGGCGCGGTGACCGGGCCCCGCACCGTGCATCTCGACATCGTCGACTATCCCGGCGAGTGGCTTCTGGACCTCGCGCTGCTCGAGAAATCCTACACCGCCTGGTCGCGCGAGACCCTCGCGCGGATGGAGGAACGCCCCGGCAGCGCGGCGTTCCGCGCCGCGCTGGAGGGCGTCGACCCGGCGGTGCCGCTGGACGAGCCGCAGGCGCAGCGGCTTGCGGCGGCCTTCACCGCCTATCTCAGGACCGCGCGCGAGGCGGGGTTCTCGGACTGCACGCCGGGGCGGTTCCTGTTGCCCGGCGACCTCGCGGGCTCGCCCGCGCTGACCTTCGCGCCGCTGCCCGACCCCTCCGGGTCCACGCCCCGCGGCAGTCTCTGGCGCGAGATGGACCGGCGCTACGAGGCCTACAAGGCCGAGGTGGTCAAGCCGTTCTTCCGCGAGCATTTCGCGCGGATCGACCGGCAGGTGGTGCTGGTGGACGCGCTGGGCGCGATCCATGCCGGCCCCCGCGCGGTCGAGGATCTGCGCCGCGCGATGACCGAGATCCTCGGCGCGTTCCGGCCGGGGCGCAATGCCTGGCTCACCTCGCTGCTGCTGGGCAGGCGGGTGGAGAAGATTCTCTTCGCCGCGACCAAGGCCGACCACGTCCACCACACCCAGCATCCGCGGCTGACCGCGATCATGCAGGCGCTGATGAAGGACGCCCGGCGGCGGGCCGATTTCGCCGGGGCGGAGACCTCGGCGATGGCGATCGCCGCGCTCCGCGCCACGGTCGAGGAAACGCGCAGCCAGGGCGGCGAAAGCTATGACTGCGTGCGCGGCACGTTGTTGGGCACGGGCCGCGAGGCCGCGCTTTACCCCGGCGACCTGCCCGAGGACCCGGCGCTGTTGCTGGAGCCCGCGCGGGACGGGGCGGAGGCCTGGCTCGACGCGGAATACGAGGTGATGCGCTTCGCCCCGGCGCGGCTGACGCTCAAGCCCGGCGAGGGGCCGCCGCATATCCGGCTCGACAAGGCGGCGGAATTCCTGATCGGGGATCGCCTGACATGA
- a CDS encoding YcjF family protein, translating to MTRRPVIFDLGGEDGKTPEGGKDDSARKAAEAREAERRAAEKARAAREKAEAEKAAREAAAREKAEREKAGRARAERERADRARKAQAEREAARAAAERAQAERARAEREKAEREKAARDAAERDRLAREMAEREAVEREKAERQAAQAAERERAERDSMERDRAEQDRAARAGHAAAAGKAKSPRVFDTEDGARAQPSPATAPPVPDLEADGAPPPEGRAMQTLAALGARRPSRLARLFWSSLLALVGFMVSVAAWDFVTGLLQRNTILGGIALTLVGLVLLALLLVMIRELAAFARLRRLDALHQEANAAIASHDLAQARAVFDHLMGFYAHRDDTAWARERLAERRDEVLDADALLGLFERELLRPLDAAATREIETAARTVAAVTAIVPITLADLVGALTANLRMIRRVAEIYGGRGGLLGSIRLARAVLTHLVATGAVAVGDDMIGSIAGGGMLARVSRRFGEGIVNGALTARVGVAAMEVCRPLPFREGRRPSVSALVKRALTGVFSKPES from the coding sequence ATGACCCGGCGGCCCGTCATCTTCGATCTCGGCGGCGAGGACGGGAAGACGCCGGAGGGCGGCAAGGACGACAGCGCGCGCAAGGCGGCAGAGGCGCGCGAGGCCGAGCGCCGGGCGGCGGAAAAGGCCCGGGCTGCGCGCGAGAAGGCGGAGGCGGAAAAGGCCGCCCGAGAGGCTGCGGCGCGGGAAAAGGCCGAGCGCGAAAAAGCCGGGCGGGCGCGCGCCGAACGCGAACGGGCGGACCGGGCGCGCAAGGCGCAGGCCGAACGTGAAGCGGCCCGCGCGGCGGCCGAACGCGCGCAGGCCGAACGCGCGCGGGCCGAACGGGAAAAGGCCGAACGGGAAAAGGCCGCGCGCGACGCGGCCGAACGCGATAGGCTGGCCCGCGAAATGGCAGAACGCGAAGCGGTCGAACGGGAGAAGGCCGAGCGCCAGGCCGCGCAGGCGGCAGAGCGCGAGAGGGCAGAGCGCGACAGCATGGAACGCGACAGGGCAGAGCAGGACCGCGCGGCGCGCGCCGGGCACGCGGCCGCCGCCGGCAAGGCGAAATCGCCGCGCGTCTTCGACACCGAGGACGGCGCCCGGGCGCAGCCCAGCCCGGCCACCGCGCCGCCCGTGCCCGACCTGGAGGCCGACGGCGCGCCGCCGCCCGAGGGCCGGGCGATGCAGACCCTTGCCGCGCTCGGCGCGCGCCGCCCCTCGCGGCTCGCCCGGCTGTTCTGGTCGTCGCTGCTGGCGCTCGTGGGCTTCATGGTCTCGGTGGCCGCGTGGGACTTCGTCACCGGCCTGCTGCAGCGCAACACGATCCTCGGCGGCATCGCGCTGACCCTGGTCGGGCTGGTGCTGCTGGCGCTGCTGCTGGTGATGATCCGCGAACTCGCGGCCTTCGCGCGCCTGCGCCGGCTCGACGCGCTGCACCAGGAGGCGAACGCCGCCATCGCCTCGCACGACCTGGCCCAGGCGCGGGCGGTGTTCGACCATCTCATGGGCTTCTACGCGCATCGCGACGACACCGCCTGGGCGCGCGAGCGGCTGGCCGAACGGCGCGACGAGGTGCTCGACGCGGACGCGCTGCTGGGCCTGTTCGAGCGCGAGCTGCTGCGCCCGCTCGACGCCGCCGCCACCCGCGAGATCGAGACCGCCGCCCGCACCGTCGCCGCGGTGACCGCCATCGTGCCGATCACCCTGGCCGATCTCGTCGGCGCGCTGACCGCGAACCTGCGGATGATCCGCCGCGTGGCCGAGATTTATGGCGGGCGCGGCGGGCTTCTGGGCAGCATCCGGCTGGCGCGCGCGGTGCTCACCCATCTCGTCGCGACCGGGGCGGTCGCGGTCGGCGACGACATGATCGGCTCCATCGCCGGGGGCGGCATGCTGGCCCGCGTCTCGCGCCGCTTCGGCGAGGGCATCGTGAACGGCGCGCTCACCGCGCGCGTCGGCGTCGCCGCGATGGAGGTCTGCCGCCCGCTGCCCTTCCGCGAGGGCCGCCGCCCCTCGGTCAGCGCGCTGGTCAAGCGGGCCCTGACCGGCGTGTTCTCCAAGCCCGAGAGCTGA
- a CDS encoding VPLPA-CTERM sorting domain-containing protein, with amino-acid sequence MTRTVFGLLTGAALALGGATASATTWQWQDDFPGGASSFADRVAYTWIDYDTFSGSGAPCVSLNDMLGPPDAAGGDCNGYASIGEDGVAVLEFTDNRLVGDGDISSPDLAVFEGGHIPEAYWVWIAETFDPSDPLNMSDWTFVGRQPGSDEDNWDAFAGYLDIDWATGGATDRRFRYVMLWDDPEAEAFDQGPHAGIDIDAVGAINSTVVPLPAGGVLLLAGLGALAALRRRPR; translated from the coding sequence ATGACGCGGACGGTATTCGGGCTCTTGACCGGCGCGGCGCTCGCGCTGGGCGGCGCCACCGCATCGGCCACCACATGGCAGTGGCAGGACGACTTCCCCGGCGGGGCCTCGTCCTTCGCCGACCGCGTCGCCTACACCTGGATCGATTACGACACCTTCTCGGGCTCCGGCGCGCCCTGCGTGTCGCTCAACGACATGCTCGGCCCGCCCGACGCCGCGGGCGGCGATTGCAACGGCTACGCCTCGATCGGGGAAGACGGCGTCGCGGTGCTGGAATTCACCGACAACCGCCTGGTCGGGGACGGCGACATCTCCTCGCCCGACCTCGCGGTGTTCGAGGGCGGGCACATCCCCGAAGCCTACTGGGTCTGGATCGCGGAAACCTTCGATCCGTCCGACCCGCTGAACATGTCGGACTGGACCTTCGTCGGCCGGCAACCGGGCTCCGACGAGGATAACTGGGACGCGTTCGCCGGCTATCTCGACATCGACTGGGCGACCGGCGGCGCGACCGACCGCCGCTTCCGCTACGTCATGCTTTGGGACGACCCCGAGGCCGAGGCCTTCGACCAGGGCCCTCACGCCGGCATCGACATCGACGCGGTCGGCGCGATCAATTCCACCGTGGTGCCGCTGCCCGCCGGCGGGGTGCTGCTGCTGGCCGGCCTGGGCGCCCTCGCGGCGTTGCGTCGCCGTCCGCGCTGA
- the ileS gene encoding isoleucine--tRNA ligase — translation MCADTPDYKDTLFLPETEFPMRAGLPKREPGWLERWEELGVYDRLREKEGRPPFILHDGPPYANGHLHIGHALNKILKDFIVRSQQMMGRDARYVPGWDCHGLPIEWKIEEQYRAKGLDKDKVEIVDFRQECRRFAEGWIDIQRDEFKRLGITGNWADPYLTMDYHAEAVIAQEFMKFLMNGTLYQGSKPVMWSPVEKTALAEAEVEYHDHQSHTIWVKFRVVDVESTGVVGDGATLSGPQGAKTKIEELKSAQVVIWTTTPWTIPQNRAVCFGPSIAYGLYQVTGTPEESWAKVGDTYLLADALAEDVMRNARLEPSMYTRLRDVSADELNGVTCAHPLRGVENGNGEWDFDVPLLPGDHVTDEAGTGFVHTAPSHGDDDYQIGLKYGLPMTYNVMEDGSYRADLPLFGGAVITKPNGKEGDANRRVIDALVAAGALIARGRLKHSYPHSWRSKAPLIYRNTPQWFAAIDAQLDDGMGEYGVTIRSRALTSIDQLVKWTPQTGRNRLYSMIESRPDWVLSRQRAWGVPLTCFVKKGAQPTDPDFLLRDETVNARIVAAFEAEGADAWYKPGAKERFLGNDHNPDDYEQVFDILDVWFDSGSTHAFVLRDREDGSEDGIADLYLEGTDQHRGWFHSSMLQACGTIGRAPYRGVLTHGFTLDEKGNKMSKSLGNTVAPEDVTKQYGADILRLWVAQSDYTADLRIGPEILKGVADSYRRLRNTLRFMLGNLAGFSEDEKVAPAEMPELERWVLHRLAELDETVRQGFDEYDFQGVFQALFNFCTVDLSSFYFDIRKDALYCDGAGSLRRKSARTVLDILFHRLTTWLAPVLVFTMEEVWLDRFPGEDSSVHLRDIPETPQGWRDDALAEKWAGVRRVRRVVTAALEIQRRDKVIGASLEAAPVVHVRDAEVLKALKTVDFADICITSGIQLTGDPRPNEAFRLPEVDGVGVVFEKADGRKCQRCWKILPDVGHHAHAATCARCNAALG, via the coding sequence ATGTGTGCCGACACGCCCGACTACAAAGACACCCTGTTCCTGCCCGAGACCGAGTTTCCGATGCGCGCGGGGCTGCCGAAGCGCGAGCCCGGCTGGCTGGAGCGCTGGGAAGAGCTCGGCGTCTACGACCGCCTGCGCGAGAAGGAGGGCCGCCCGCCCTTCATCCTCCATGACGGCCCGCCCTATGCCAACGGCCACCTGCATATCGGCCACGCGCTGAACAAGATCCTCAAGGATTTCATCGTGCGCAGCCAGCAGATGATGGGCCGCGACGCGCGCTATGTGCCCGGCTGGGACTGCCACGGGTTGCCGATCGAGTGGAAGATCGAGGAGCAGTACCGCGCCAAGGGCCTCGACAAGGACAAGGTCGAAATCGTCGATTTCCGCCAGGAATGCCGCCGCTTCGCCGAGGGCTGGATCGACATCCAACGCGACGAGTTCAAGCGCCTCGGCATCACCGGCAACTGGGCCGATCCCTACCTGACGATGGACTACCACGCGGAAGCCGTGATCGCGCAGGAATTCATGAAATTCCTGATGAACGGCACGCTTTACCAGGGGTCGAAGCCGGTAATGTGGTCGCCCGTGGAAAAGACCGCGCTGGCCGAGGCCGAGGTCGAATACCACGACCACCAAAGCCACACGATCTGGGTGAAATTCCGAGTGGTCGATGTTGAATCGACGGGTGTCGTCGGGGATGGCGCTACCCTTTCCGGGCCGCAAGGCGCGAAAACGAAGATCGAGGAACTGAAATCTGCGCAGGTCGTGATCTGGACCACCACCCCCTGGACCATCCCGCAAAACCGCGCGGTCTGCTTTGGCCCCTCCATCGCCTATGGCCTCTACCAGGTCACCGGCACGCCCGAGGAAAGCTGGGCCAAGGTGGGCGACACGTACCTCTTGGCCGATGCGCTGGCCGAGGACGTGATGCGCAACGCGCGCCTCGAACCCTCGATGTATACCCGCCTGCGCGACGTCTCGGCCGATGAACTCAACGGCGTGACCTGTGCCCATCCCCTGCGCGGCGTCGAGAACGGCAATGGCGAATGGGACTTCGACGTGCCGCTCCTGCCCGGCGATCACGTCACCGACGAGGCCGGCACCGGTTTCGTCCACACCGCGCCCAGCCATGGCGACGACGACTACCAGATCGGCCTGAAATACGGCCTGCCGATGACCTATAACGTCATGGAAGACGGCTCCTACCGCGCCGACCTGCCGCTCTTCGGCGGCGCCGTCATCACCAAGCCCAACGGCAAGGAGGGCGACGCCAACCGCCGCGTCATCGACGCCCTCGTCGCGGCGGGTGCCCTGATCGCCCGGGGCCGCCTGAAACACAGCTACCCCCATAGCTGGCGCTCCAAGGCGCCGCTGATCTATCGCAACACGCCGCAATGGTTCGCCGCCATCGACGCGCAACTCGACGACGGCATGGGCGAGTATGGCGTCACGATCCGCAGCCGCGCCCTGACCTCCATCGACCAGCTGGTGAAATGGACCCCGCAAACCGGCCGCAACCGCCTCTATTCCATGATCGAGAGCCGCCCGGACTGGGTGCTCTCGCGCCAGCGCGCCTGGGGCGTGCCGCTCACCTGTTTCGTGAAAAAGGGCGCGCAACCGACCGACCCCGACTTCCTGCTGCGGGACGAAACGGTCAACGCCCGCATCGTCGCCGCCTTCGAGGCGGAAGGCGCCGACGCCTGGTACAAGCCCGGCGCCAAGGAACGCTTCCTCGGCAACGACCACAACCCGGACGATTACGAACAGGTCTTCGACATCCTCGACGTCTGGTTCGATAGCGGCTCCACCCATGCCTTCGTGCTGCGCGACCGCGAGGACGGGTCCGAGGACGGTATCGCCGACCTCTACCTCGAAGGCACCGACCAGCACCGCGGCTGGTTCCATTCCTCGATGCTCCAGGCCTGCGGCACCATCGGCCGGGCCCCCTATCGCGGCGTGCTGACCCACGGCTTCACGCTCGACGAGAAGGGCAACAAGATGTCCAAGTCGCTCGGCAACACCGTGGCGCCAGAGGACGTGACCAAGCAATACGGCGCCGACATCCTGCGGCTCTGGGTGGCGCAGTCGGACTATACCGCCGACCTCCGGATCGGGCCGGAAATCCTGAAGGGCGTGGCCGACAGCTATCGCCGCCTGCGCAATACCCTGCGCTTCATGCTGGGCAACCTCGCGGGCTTCTCCGAGGACGAGAAGGTCGCGCCTGCCGAGATGCCCGAACTGGAACGCTGGGTGCTGCACCGGCTGGCCGAACTGGACGAGACCGTGCGCCAGGGCTTCGACGAATACGATTTCCAGGGCGTGTTCCAGGCGCTGTTCAACTTCTGCACGGTGGACCTGTCGTCCTTCTATTTCGACATCCGCAAGGACGCGCTCTATTGCGACGGGGCCGGCTCGCTGCGCCGGAAATCCGCGCGCACGGTGCTCGACATCCTGTTCCACCGGCTGACGACCTGGCTCGCCCCCGTCCTCGTCTTCACGATGGAGGAGGTCTGGCTCGACCGCTTCCCCGGCGAGGACAGCTCCGTCCACCTCCGGGACATCCCCGAGACGCCGCAAGGCTGGCGCGACGACGCGCTGGCGGAAAAATGGGCGGGCGTGCGCCGGGTGCGTCGCGTGGTCACCGCGGCCCTCGAAATCCAGCGCCGCGACAAGGTGATCGGCGCCAGCCTCGAGGCCGCCCCGGTGGTGCATGTGCGCGACGCCGAGGTGCTCAAGGCGCTGAAAACCGTCGATTTCGCCGATATCTGCATCACCTCCGGCATCCAGCTCACCGGCGACCCCCGCCCGAACGAGGCATTCCGCCTGCCGGAAGTGGACGGCGTCGGCGTGGTCTTCGAAAAGGCCGACGGCCGGAAATGCCAGCGCTGCTGGAAGATCCTGCCCGATGTCGGTCACCACGCCCATGCCGCGACCTGCGCGCGCTGCAATGCGGCGCTGGGGTAA
- a CDS encoding tyrosine recombinase XerC: MSLAISPAARDALARWLDEERALNGAAEATLRAYGADVAGFLEFLAGYDGTPAGPARLAGIELRDMRAWMAHARGRGLSARSLARAVSAVKAFFRWYGRREGFEPTAALSARAPKFHRKLPRPLAEDAARAVLDVVGETPDTPWIAARDVAVVTLLYGCGLRISEALGLRGRDAPLPDVLRIRGKGGKERIVPVIVPARDAVDAYLALCPYELAPDAALFRGLRGGALNPRLIAKTMERARAQLGLPATATPHALRHSFATHLLAAGGDLRAIQELLGHASLSTTQAYTAVDTARLMEVYAAAHPKA, from the coding sequence ATGAGCCTCGCGATTTCGCCGGCCGCGCGCGACGCGCTTGCGCGCTGGCTGGACGAGGAACGCGCGCTCAACGGCGCGGCGGAGGCGACGCTCCGGGCCTATGGCGCGGATGTGGCGGGGTTCCTCGAGTTCCTGGCGGGCTATGACGGGACTCCGGCCGGCCCGGCGCGGCTGGCCGGGATCGAGCTGCGCGACATGCGGGCATGGATGGCGCATGCGCGCGGGCGCGGGCTGTCGGCGCGCTCGCTCGCGCGGGCGGTGTCGGCGGTCAAGGCGTTCTTTCGCTGGTATGGCCGGCGCGAAGGGTTCGAGCCGACCGCGGCGCTGTCGGCCCGGGCGCCGAAATTCCACCGCAAGCTGCCCCGCCCGCTGGCCGAGGACGCGGCGCGCGCGGTGCTGGACGTGGTGGGCGAGACGCCGGACACGCCCTGGATCGCGGCCCGCGACGTGGCGGTGGTGACGCTGCTCTACGGCTGCGGGCTGCGGATTTCCGAGGCACTGGGGCTGCGGGGGCGCGACGCGCCGCTGCCCGACGTGCTGCGCATCCGCGGCAAGGGCGGCAAGGAACGCATCGTGCCGGTGATCGTCCCCGCACGCGACGCGGTCGACGCCTATCTGGCGCTCTGCCCCTACGAGCTGGCCCCGGACGCGGCGCTGTTCCGCGGCCTGCGCGGAGGGGCGCTGAACCCGCGTCTGATCGCGAAGACGATGGAACGGGCCCGCGCGCAACTGGGCCTGCCGGCCACGGCCACGCCGCATGCGCTGCGCCACAGCTTCGCCACGCATCTGCTGGCCGCGGGCGGCGATCTGCGCGCGATCCAGGAATTGCTGGGGCACGCGTCCCTGTCGACGACGCAGGCCTACACGGCCGTGGATACCGCCCGGCTGATGGAGGTCTACGCGGCCGCCCACCCCAAGGCGTGA
- a CDS encoding DUF484 family protein has protein sequence MSSSPAPRPVSMADDLRARIIDDPALILDDVDVMRALVAENEKKLGANIVDLRGIAMERLETRLDRLEETHRSVIAAAYENLAGTNQIHRAVLALLEPQDFPGFLGALSGEAAAILRVDCLRLVLETRRPEDEEALNALDEAVTVVPAGFADAYAAGAHGRGARAVTLRQMVPGSDALYGAKSATIRSEALLRLDLGEGRLPALLAMGSDDPQQFAPNQGTDLLTFFAGVFERVLRRHLG, from the coding sequence ATGAGCAGTTCCCCGGCCCCCCGGCCCGTTTCCATGGCCGACGACCTTCGCGCGCGCATCATCGACGACCCCGCGCTGATCCTGGACGATGTCGACGTGATGCGCGCGCTCGTCGCCGAGAACGAGAAGAAGCTCGGCGCCAATATCGTCGACCTGCGCGGCATCGCGATGGAGCGGCTGGAGACCCGGCTCGACCGGCTGGAAGAGACCCACCGCTCGGTGATCGCGGCGGCCTACGAGAATCTCGCCGGCACCAACCAGATCCACCGCGCGGTGCTGGCGCTGCTGGAGCCGCAGGACTTCCCCGGCTTCCTCGGCGCGCTCTCGGGCGAGGCCGCGGCGATCCTGCGGGTGGACTGCCTGCGCCTGGTGCTGGAGACGCGCCGCCCCGAGGACGAGGAGGCGCTGAACGCGCTGGACGAGGCGGTGACGGTGGTGCCCGCGGGCTTTGCCGATGCCTATGCCGCCGGCGCCCATGGCCGCGGCGCGCGCGCGGTGACGCTGCGCCAGATGGTGCCGGGCAGCGACGCGCTTTACGGGGCGAAATCCGCCACCATCCGGTCCGAGGCCCTGCTGCGGCTGGACCTCGGCGAAGGGCGCCTGCCGGCGCTGCTGGCGATGGGGTCCGACGACCCGCAGCAATTCGCGCCGAACCAGGGCACCGACCTTCTGACCTTCTTCGCCGGCGTGTTCGAGCGGGTGCTGCGCCGGCACCTGGGATGA
- the fsa gene encoding fructose-6-phosphate aldolase has translation MKFFVDSADVDAIRDLAELGMVDGVTTNPSLILKSGRDITEVTREICEMVEGPVSAEVVALEADAMIEEGRKLAQIAPNIAVKVPLTWDGLKACKQLAREGRMVNVTLCFSAAQALLAAKAGASFISPFIGRLDDINLDGMDLIADIRTIYDNYGFGTEILAASIRSVNHIAEAAKIGADVATAPPEVLKKMAAHPLTDKGLAAFLADWEKTGQKIM, from the coding sequence ATGAAGTTCTTCGTCGATTCCGCAGATGTGGACGCGATCCGCGACCTGGCCGAACTGGGCATGGTCGACGGCGTGACCACCAACCCCTCGCTGATCCTCAAATCGGGGCGCGACATCACCGAGGTGACCCGCGAAATCTGCGAGATGGTCGAAGGCCCCGTCTCGGCCGAGGTCGTGGCGCTGGAGGCCGACGCGATGATCGAGGAGGGCCGCAAGCTGGCCCAGATCGCGCCCAACATCGCGGTCAAGGTGCCGCTGACCTGGGACGGGCTGAAAGCCTGCAAGCAACTGGCGCGCGAAGGCCGCATGGTCAACGTCACGCTGTGCTTCTCGGCGGCGCAGGCGCTTCTGGCCGCCAAGGCGGGGGCGAGCTTCATCTCGCCCTTCATCGGGCGGCTGGACGACATCAATCTCGACGGCATGGACCTGATCGCCGACATCCGGACGATCTATGACAATTACGGCTTCGGGACCGAGATACTGGCCGCCTCGATCCGGTCGGTCAACCACATCGCCGAGGCCGCCAAGATCGGCGCCGACGTGGCCACCGCGCCGCCCGAGGTGCTGAAGAAGATGGCCGCGCACCCGCTGACCGACAAGGGCCTGGCCGCATTCCTCGCCGATTGGGAAAAAACGGGGCAGAAAATCATGTGA